A single window of Nicotiana sylvestris chromosome 3, ASM39365v2, whole genome shotgun sequence DNA harbors:
- the LOC104245787 gene encoding uncharacterized protein — MFQLQLLLSLLTLSFSTQSYSSTSGLSILPSKPNSLSISVTKFGAAGDGTHYDTVPIQKAINACSGAVFTHQRQCHVIFPPGKYLTATIFLKSGVFLDIHRNATILGGPRLEDYPNERNRWYVVLAEDAADVGITGGGEINGQGLKFVQRFDDKKNVMVSWNHTGACLGDECRPRLVGFIGCRNIDISDVRLIEPALWWCVPLTFFLS; from the coding sequence ATGTTTCAACTTCAATTACTCCTCTCACTTCTCACTTTATCTTTCAGTACCCAGTCATATTCTTCCACGTCAGGACTCTCCATCCTCCCATCAAAACCCAACTCCCTATCCATCTCCGTCACCAAATTCGGCGCCGCCGGCGACGGCACACACTACGACACAGTTCCAATCCAGAAAGCCATAAACGCATGCTCAGGAGCCGTTTTCACACACCAGCGTCAATGCCACGTCATCTTCCCCCCGGGGAAATACTTAACGGCGACAATATTCCTGAAATCCGGTGTCTTCCTGGATATTCACCGGAATGCGACAATTTTAGGAGGACCGAGATTGGAGGATTACCCGAACGAGCGGAACAGGTGGTATGTAGTACTAGCGGAGGATGCGGCGGATGTAGGGATTACCGGAGGTGGAGAAATCAACGGACAGGGATTGAAGTTTGTGCAGAGATTTGATGACAAGAAAAATGTAATGGTGAGCTGGAACCACACCGGAGCTTGCCTTGGGGATGAGTGCAGGCCGAGGTTGGTAGGGTTTATCGGCTGCCGGAATATTGATATCTCCGATGTCAGACTCATCGAGCCTGCTCTTTGGTGGTGCGTGCCTTTAACTTTCTTTCTTTCGTAG